The Candidatus Palauibacter soopunensis region CGTCGACAGCTTCGTCGAGGCGCTCGAGGCCACGCCGACCCGCGGGCTCCGGCACGGGATCATCCACTCGAACATCCCCACGGACCGGGCCCTGGACGCGATGGCCGAACTCCAGCGCGAATGGCAGGCCGGCTACCCGGAGCCGTCCCCCACCTTCACGTGGTGGATCGGTGACACCTACGCCGGGAACTTCGGACCCGAGCGAACCCTGCGGCTGAACCCGTTCCGCTCCTATCGGGACCGGGGCATGATCTGGGCCAGCGGCTCCGACTTTTTCGTCACTCCCTACCCGGCGCGCTACGGCGTCTGGGCCTCCGTCGCCCGCCAGCCGCTGCTCGGCGTCTACGGGAGCGACCCCTACGGCACGGCCGAATCCGTCGACGTCGAGACGGCGCTGCGCTCGTTCACGACCTGGGCCGCGCACCAGATGTTCCTCGAGGAGAAGGTCGGAACGATCGCACCCGGCAAGTACGCGGATCTCGCGGTCTGGGACCGCAACCCGCTCACCGTCCCGACGATCGAGCTGCGGGACATGTCGTGCGAGATGACGGTCTTCAACGGCGAAGTCGTCTTCGACCGCGCCGCCGCCCGCACGCCATGACGCGCTCCAGCCGATGCGGTGCGGCCTCGCCGTGAAAGGACAGCAGATGCAAGCTCGACCCCTCGCGACGGAGCGCCCCATCCCGGAGGGTTGGGAGCCGGACCTCCACGCGACCCTTCTCTTCATCGTGCGGGGAGACGAGATCCTCCTCATCCACAAGAAGCGCGGCCTCGGCGCCGGCAAGCTGAACGGGGCCGGGGGCAAGGTCGAACCCGGCGAGAGCACGCTGGAGGCCGCGATGCGGGAATTTGAGGAGGAGCTGCGCGCGCGGCCCGTGGCGCCGCGAAAGGTCGGCGAGGTGGCGTTCGAGGTGCTGAGCGGCATGTCGATCCTGATCCACGTGTTCCGGGCGGACGCCCTCGTGGGAAAGCCGGTCGAGACGAGCGAGGCCACCCCCATGTGGACGCCCGTCGACGACATCCCGTACGACCGGATGTGGGAAGACGACCGCCACTGGCTGCCGCACGTCATCGAGAACCGCCCGTTCGAGGCCTACGCCCGTTTCCAGGGCGACGACATGGTGCACTGCCGCGTGGTCCTTTTCGCCGAAAACGAACGCTTGCCCTGGAAGTTGCCCTGAAGCACCCGCAGCGACCCCGCGCCGGGACGAAACCCGGCCCCGCTTGGCGCCGCGCTGCCGCCGTCTACGTCCGGCCGGCCTGGGCTCTCAGGGCGGCGACCCGCTCCTCTGTTGGCGGGTGGGTGGTGAAGAGGGATGTGAGACCCCGGCGTCGTCCCGCGAAGGGGTTCACGATCGCGAGCGAGGCGCCGGCCGGGTTCACGTTCATCGGGATGCGACGGGCACCGGACTCGAGGCGCTTCAGCGCGCCGGCCAGACCCATGGGGTCGCCCGTGATCTCGCCCCCGGTGCGGTCGGCCTGAAACTCGTTGCGGCGGCTGATCGCCATCTGGATGATGACGGCGGCGAGCGGGGCGACGATGGCCATGACCAGCATGCCGAGCGGGTTGTCGCCGTCGTCGCGGCCCCCGCCGAAGATGAAGCCCCAGCGGGCGATCGAGGCGATCATCGCGATGGCGCCGGCCATCGTCGCCGCGACCGTGCCCACGAGCATGTGCCGGTGCTTGATGTGAGCGAGTTCGTGTGCGATCACGCCGTCCAGTTCCCGGGCCGGCAGCGCACGCAGGATCCCCTGCGTGAAGCAGACCACGGCGTGCTCCGGATTGCGGCCCGTGGCGAACGCGTTCGGCTGCGGCTGCGGCGAGACGGCCACGACCGGCGCGGGCAGGCCCGCCCGCTTCCGTAGCCGCTCCACCCGGTCGTAGAGGTCCGGCGCCTGCGCCCGGTCCACGACCTGCGCCCGGTACATGCGCAGCACCACCCGGTCGCTGAACCAGTACATCCCGAAGTTCATGGCCGCCGACAGCACCAGGAACAGAACGGCGCCCTGCTGCCCGAACAGCATCTGGCCGGCGAACACCAGGAGAAACGTCAGGCCCAGCATGAGGCCGAAAACTCTGAACATCAGCGAACCCTCTCTATCTCACGCTCCGGACCGACTCGTCCGTCGCTCGTGGTACTCCTACACCCGGGACGCCAAGTGGGTCACGCGTCCGCCGCGAGCAGGTCGCAGAAGACGAAGCCGTCCCGTTCGACCACCTCACCGCGCGCGACCGGGATCGGTCGGGGCAGGATCGGGCCGTCCCACACGAAGGTATGGAACTCTCCGTTCTCTCCGCATGGATCCACGTCCTCCGGAAGGTCGGCGACGAACGACGCGTCGAAGGCGCGGCCCGCGAAGGAGGCGTCCAGCACCGCCGGGTTGATGCACACCGCGACGGCCTCGAACCCATCCCGGATGAAGGAACGCGCGAGCGCGGCGGTGGGTTGCTTCCAGATCGGGAACAGACATTCCAGCCCGGAGGCTGCGAGTTGCCGTTCGCGGTATTCGCGAAGGTCCTCCAGGAAGATGTCTCCGAACGCCACGCGACGGATTCCGTCCTCGTAGACGCGGTCGAACGCCTCTCCCATGGCGCGTTCGTAGATCTCGTTGGAGGACTGCGGGGGGACGACGACCTCCACCAGCGGGACGCCCATGGCCGCCGCCTGGTCGCGCACGAGCGCGCGTCGCACGCCGTGCATGCTCACCCGGTCGTAGGCGTCGGTCACGGTCGTGATCA contains the following coding sequences:
- a CDS encoding 8-oxo-dGTP diphosphatase, which translates into the protein MQARPLATERPIPEGWEPDLHATLLFIVRGDEILLIHKKRGLGAGKLNGAGGKVEPGESTLEAAMREFEEELRARPVAPRKVGEVAFEVLSGMSILIHVFRADALVGKPVETSEATPMWTPVDDIPYDRMWEDDRHWLPHVIENRPFEAYARFQGDDMVHCRVVLFAENERLPWKLP
- a CDS encoding zinc metalloprotease HtpX, encoding MFRVFGLMLGLTFLLVFAGQMLFGQQGAVLFLVLSAAMNFGMYWFSDRVVLRMYRAQVVDRAQAPDLYDRVERLRKRAGLPAPVVAVSPQPQPNAFATGRNPEHAVVCFTQGILRALPARELDGVIAHELAHIKHRHMLVGTVAATMAGAIAMIASIARWGFIFGGGRDDGDNPLGMLVMAIVAPLAAVIIQMAISRRNEFQADRTGGEITGDPMGLAGALKRLESGARRIPMNVNPAGASLAIVNPFAGRRRGLTSLFTTHPPTEERVAALRAQAGRT